The following are from one region of the Coffea eugenioides isolate CCC68of chromosome 2, Ceug_1.0, whole genome shotgun sequence genome:
- the LOC113759895 gene encoding uncharacterized protein LOC113759895: protein MGVCVTKMEAYDHLKVVGFIKGYNNWIAHGELSNYNEATSNSENTSTGVSNGTNDMQDLVHDVFGIPHGTNELNREGDIPVSEAEKFYKLIDDSQQDLYRGCKNFSKLSFIIRLLHLKCLGKMSNKIFNMLVELLREAFPEAMTNLPSSYYEAEKLMNTLGLGYEKIDACPNDCSLYWGSAEKRTSCETCNELRWVASENDPTGEKRKIPQKVLWHFPLKPRLQRLFMSSKIASQMRWHEEKRTKDGCMRHPADSPAWQTFDHLHPEFAKDCRNVRLGLASDGFNPFNNMSSTHSTWLVVLIPYNLPPWMCMKQPYFMLSLLIPGPFSPGNNIDVYLQPLVKELTELWDFGIQTYDASQKENFQLHVALLWTISDFPGYAMLSGWSTKGEYACPVCHKFTHARRLTHSFKYCYMGHRRFLDSKHKFRKQAQFFDGTEEHGKRPPLQTGDMIVSELGDLQINLENL, encoded by the coding sequence ATGGGTGTTTGTGTGACAAAAATGGAAGCATATGATCATTTGAAAGTGGTAGGATTTATCAAGGGTTATAATAATTGGATAGCACATGGAGAACTTTCAAACTACAATGAAGCCACATCTAATTCTGAAAATACATCAACTGGGGTTTCAAATGGGACTAATGACATGCAAGACTTGGTCCATGATGTATTTGGGATACCACATGGAACAAATGAATTGAATAGAGAAGGGGACATTCCTGTTTCAGAGGctgaaaaattttacaaattgatTGATGATTCTCAACAGGATTTGTACAGGGGTTGCAAAAATTTCTCGAAATTGTCTTTCATTATTCGTTTGCTTCACCTAAAATGCCTGGGTAAGATGAGTAACAAGATTTTTAATATGCTTGTTGAGCTGTTGAGAGAAGCATTTCCAGAGGCCATGACTAATTTGCCGTCTTCTTACTATGAGGCTGAGAAATTGATGAATACATTGGGGTTGGGTTATGAAAAGATCGATGCATGTCCTAATGATTGTTCTCTTTATTGGGGTAGTGCTGAGAAAAGGACTTCATGCGAAACATGTAACGAGCTTAGGTGGGTTGCTTCAGAAAATGATCCAACtggggaaaaaaggaaaattcctcaaaaagtGTTGTGGCATTTTCCCTTAAAACCTAGATTACAAAGActatttatgtcttctaaaattgcatctcaaatGAGATGGCATGAGGAAAAACGTACAAAAGATGGTTGTATGAGACATCCAGCTGATTCTCCAGCTTGGCAAACTTTTGACCATCTACATCCAGAATTTGCTAAGGATTGTCGAAATGTTAGATTGGGGTTGGCATCTGACGGGTTTAATCCATTCAACAACATGAGTTCTACACACAGTACTTGGCTTGTAGTTTTAATACCATATAACTTACCTCCGTGGATGTGTATGAAGCAACCGTACTTCATGTTGTCCTTGTTAATACCCGGACCATTCTCTCCTGGGAATAATATTGATGTTTATCTACAGCCTCTAGTTAAAGAATTGACCGAATTGTGGGATTTTGGCATTCAAACTTATGATGcatcccaaaaagaaaattttcaattgcatgTAGCTCTGTTGTGGACCATTAGTGATTTCCCTGGATATGCAATGTTATCTGGCTGGAGCACTAAAGGTGAATATGCTTGTCCTGTTTGTCACAAGTTCACTCATGCACGACGGTTGACTCATAGTTTCAAATATTGCTATATGGGTCATCGGAGATTCTTAGATAGTAAGCATAAATTTAGAAAGCAAGCCCAATTCTTTGATGGCACCGAAGAACATGGAAAGCGACCACCTTTGCAAACCGGGGATATGATTGTGAGTGAATTGGGAGACTTGCAAATTAATTTGGAAAACTTGTGA